A genomic region of uncultured Methanobrevibacter sp. contains the following coding sequences:
- a CDS encoding DNA topoisomerase IV subunit A, which yields MSDANEKGKTHKEQRKEYTYNKLKGLGQEIIEEIEKTKVPSIKVPSRGTGNIVYDEAKRYYVLGDRYGRRSLGNVKQIRKLGQMVYVANFCKDLVAREKTATIREMYYVSEGWGISFKSQQESNIVGEDLEVTLGTTREDLGLMPEEDGASVYGDITLIDEGTEVNATRMGKSGYTISPTIDQVDFDGHNVDKVLAVETMGMFHRLVQENAHKRYNCLIVGLKGQAARATRRFLKRVNTELGLPVYICNDGDPWGFHIAQVIISGSAKLAHVNHDLATPDAKFIGVTASDIINYDLPTDKLKDVDVMRLKELSKDPRYKTDFWQTEIKKMLKIGKKAEQQSFSKYGLEYVVDEYFPAKFEEMENQA from the coding sequence ATGAGTGATGCTAACGAAAAAGGAAAAACACACAAAGAACAAAGGAAAGAATACACCTATAACAAACTTAAAGGATTAGGACAGGAAATTATTGAAGAAATTGAGAAAACTAAAGTTCCAAGCATTAAAGTCCCATCAAGAGGTACTGGAAACATTGTCTATGATGAAGCCAAAAGATACTACGTATTAGGTGACAGATACGGAAGAAGATCATTAGGTAATGTAAAACAGATTAGAAAATTAGGTCAGATGGTTTATGTAGCTAACTTCTGTAAAGATTTGGTTGCAAGAGAAAAAACAGCTACCATCAGGGAGATGTACTACGTTTCCGAAGGTTGGGGAATCAGCTTTAAATCACAGCAGGAATCAAACATTGTTGGAGAAGACCTGGAAGTTACATTAGGTACCACTCGTGAAGACTTAGGATTAATGCCTGAAGAAGACGGAGCATCAGTTTATGGAGACATTACCTTAATAGATGAAGGTACTGAAGTAAATGCAACCAGAATGGGGAAATCCGGTTACACCATTTCACCAACTATTGATCAAGTCGACTTCGATGGCCACAATGTAGACAAAGTATTGGCAGTGGAAACCATGGGAATGTTCCACAGGCTAGTTCAGGAAAATGCACATAAAAGATACAACTGTTTAATTGTCGGGCTTAAAGGACAGGCTGCCCGTGCTACAAGAAGATTCCTTAAAAGAGTCAATACAGAATTAGGATTACCAGTCTATATCTGTAACGACGGAGACCCTTGGGGATTCCACATTGCACAGGTTATTATTTCTGGAAGTGCAAAATTAGCTCACGTTAATCACGACCTCGCAACTCCTGATGCTAAATTCATTGGAGTAACTGCATCAGATATTATCAACTACGATTTACCTACCGATAAACTAAAAGATGTAGACGTCATGAGGCTTAAAGAGCTTTCTAAAGACCCAAGGTATAAAACTGATTTCTGGCAAACCGAAATTAAGAAAATGCTTAAAATCGGTAAGAAAGCAGAACAGCAATCTTTTTCAAAATATGGGCTTGAGTACGTAGTAGACGAGTACTTCCCTGCTAAATTTGAAGAAATGGAAAATCAAGCATAG
- the top6B gene encoding DNA topoisomerase VI subunit B, with translation MAQEQAGLDWEEDFQRLTPSEFFRKNKQMLGFTGKIRSLTIVFHELITNSFDACEESGILPDIDIELKRIDKEHYILRHKDNGPGIPEDYVMQVYCMMFAGSKFRNIQSRGQQGLGCSGCVLLSQMTTGKPARVISCYKDGDEIKGVKMKFQMDVKNNRGILMEREDYQAESTGVCIELQFKDVSYSLAEQGAFEYIRRTMIGNPHAKITFRDPSGHKYIFKRAADVVPVQPKEVLPHPKGVSADDLMTMAQNTDSRRYKSMLTSSMSRMSNKRVGEIAEMTGIDMNKRPKAMTFPEAEAIVQCFKKMKFMAPPTDGLIPIGSEQIEKGMKQILKPEFVTTITRKPVTYAGGVSFIIEAGLAYGGDSGRVVNEKRKSEIMRFANRVPLTFDAGSCAITEALKSIDWKRYGLKDMDNTPLTLFVNIISTQVPYLSTGKQSVSPEPEIVHEIRQATMKLARKLQKHLRAKRAAKEKEKRSKVFEEYVPVIIEEAAKLGETGVPEYHEVLAKVTKRALAELLGEKVEEEVEEEEFDALIMEEVDEFGNAVEEGQSALDNFEEDDVEDGFEDE, from the coding sequence TTGGCTCAAGAACAAGCAGGACTTGATTGGGAAGAGGACTTTCAAAGACTGACTCCATCCGAGTTCTTTAGAAAAAATAAACAGATGCTTGGATTCACAGGTAAAATTCGTTCTTTAACTATTGTTTTCCACGAACTGATTACAAACAGTTTCGATGCATGTGAAGAATCCGGAATATTGCCTGACATCGATATCGAATTGAAGCGTATCGACAAAGAACATTACATCTTAAGACACAAGGATAACGGACCTGGAATTCCTGAAGACTATGTCATGCAGGTATACTGTATGATGTTTGCAGGATCCAAATTCAGAAACATCCAATCCAGAGGACAGCAGGGATTAGGTTGTAGTGGTTGTGTACTTCTATCACAGATGACTACCGGTAAACCTGCACGTGTAATTTCATGCTACAAAGACGGAGATGAAATTAAAGGAGTGAAAATGAAATTCCAGATGGATGTGAAAAACAACCGTGGAATTTTAATGGAAAGGGAAGACTATCAGGCTGAAAGCACAGGAGTATGTATTGAACTGCAGTTCAAAGACGTATCATACTCACTTGCAGAACAGGGTGCTTTTGAATACATCAGAAGAACCATGATTGGAAACCCTCATGCAAAAATCACATTCAGAGACCCGTCAGGACACAAATATATTTTCAAAAGAGCGGCAGATGTCGTGCCTGTTCAACCAAAAGAAGTATTACCTCACCCTAAAGGAGTAAGTGCTGACGATTTAATGACCATGGCTCAGAATACAGACAGCAGAAGATATAAAAGTATGTTAACTTCATCCATGTCAAGAATGTCCAACAAAAGAGTAGGTGAAATTGCAGAAATGACCGGAATCGACATGAACAAACGTCCGAAAGCTATGACATTTCCTGAAGCAGAAGCTATAGTGCAATGCTTTAAGAAAATGAAATTTATGGCACCACCAACAGACGGACTTATACCAATCGGATCCGAACAGATTGAAAAAGGTATGAAACAGATTCTTAAACCTGAATTCGTAACCACAATTACAAGAAAACCTGTAACATATGCAGGTGGTGTTTCATTCATTATTGAAGCAGGTCTTGCTTACGGAGGAGATTCCGGAAGAGTTGTTAATGAGAAACGAAAGTCAGAAATCATGAGATTTGCTAACAGAGTTCCATTAACATTCGATGCAGGAAGCTGTGCTATTACAGAAGCACTCAAAAGTATTGACTGGAAACGTTATGGTCTAAAAGACATGGACAACACCCCATTAACTTTATTTGTAAATATTATTTCAACCCAGGTACCTTACCTTTCAACAGGAAAACAAAGTGTATCACCGGAACCTGAAATTGTTCATGAGATAAGACAGGCAACAATGAAACTTGCACGTAAACTGCAAAAACACTTAAGAGCTAAAAGAGCAGCTAAAGAAAAAGAAAAACGTTCAAAAGTATTTGAAGAATATGTGCCTGTAATTATTGAAGAGGCTGCAAAACTCGGTGAAACCGGAGTTCCTGAATATCACGAAGTTTTAGCAAAAGTAACCAAAAGGGCACTTGCAGAACTTCTTGGTGAAAAGGTTGAAGAAGAAGTGGAAGAGGAAGAATTTGATGCACTCATCATGGAAGAAGTTGATGAATTCGGAAACGCCGTTGAAGAAGGTCAATCCGCATTGGATAACTTCGAAGAAGATGATGTGGAAGATGGTTTTGAGGATGAATAG
- a CDS encoding KH domain-containing protein, with protein sequence MPETDYLKIPQNRVGALIGSNGNVKKSIEKATGTLLDIDSDDGTVYITPSEDMEDPLGVWNANHIVKAVARGFNPEVALKLVSDDIYLEVISLPLYIGKSKKALARHKGRIIGKDGKTREIIMEMAEVDMAVYGKTVSIIGEMDNIMIAKEAIEMILNGSRHKSVYGFLEHKKETLKMKEFKDLVGIEDDKIEFKDGIDFDEKDY encoded by the coding sequence ATGCCGGAAACAGATTATTTAAAAATACCTCAAAACAGAGTTGGGGCTTTAATCGGAAGCAACGGTAATGTAAAAAAATCAATTGAAAAAGCAACAGGAACACTGCTGGACATAGATAGTGATGACGGTACTGTTTACATTACACCTAGTGAAGACATGGAAGACCCGTTAGGAGTCTGGAATGCAAACCATATCGTTAAAGCAGTGGCACGTGGATTCAATCCTGAAGTTGCTTTAAAACTTGTCAGTGATGATATTTATCTGGAAGTTATCAGCTTACCATTATACATTGGAAAATCCAAAAAAGCCCTTGCAAGACATAAAGGCAGAATTATAGGAAAAGACGGGAAAACACGTGAAATAATTATGGAAATGGCTGAAGTGGACATGGCTGTATATGGTAAAACCGTATCCATCATTGGTGAAATGGACAATATCATGATTGCAAAAGAAGCTATTGAAATGATTTTGAACGGATCCAGACACAAATCTGTCTATGGATTTTTAGAACATAAAAAAGAAACTTTAAAAATGAAAGAATTCAAAGACCTTGTTGGAATTGAAGACGATAAAATTGAATTCAAGGATGGCATCGACTTTGATGAAAAAGATTATTAG
- a CDS encoding serine protein kinase RIO, protein MDRKIAKADKAHEKLHSQKRKKDSSDRKVGNEIFDKLTLETLYKLANQGHIDVLNGAISTGKEANVLTGITDDEKFVAVKIYRIATSDFKKMDYYLKGDPRFNIKTKNKRKIIYSWVTKEFKNLTRLYTAGVNVPKPITSANNVLIIEFIGDEDGNPAQPVKNQPPQNPDEFFNKLLVQLKLFVNEAKLVHGDLSNYNILNQNEEPVIIDVSQSVVLDNPISKELLERDINTLVREYTKLGVKTSFDEIWEYVNPKF, encoded by the coding sequence ATGGATCGCAAAATTGCCAAAGCCGACAAGGCACATGAAAAATTGCATTCCCAGAAAAGAAAAAAGGACAGTTCCGATAGGAAAGTGGGAAATGAAATTTTTGATAAACTTACCCTTGAGACATTATACAAATTAGCAAATCAGGGCCATATTGATGTTTTAAACGGCGCCATAAGTACCGGAAAAGAAGCAAATGTGCTTACAGGTATTACTGATGATGAAAAATTTGTTGCCGTTAAAATTTATAGAATAGCCACATCCGATTTTAAAAAAATGGATTATTATCTAAAAGGCGATCCGAGATTTAACATAAAAACCAAAAACAAAAGAAAAATCATCTATTCATGGGTGACAAAGGAATTTAAAAATCTGACCAGACTCTATACCGCTGGAGTAAATGTTCCAAAACCTATAACAAGTGCAAATAATGTGCTTATTATTGAGTTTATCGGAGATGAAGATGGAAATCCTGCTCAACCCGTTAAAAACCAGCCACCTCAAAATCCGGATGAATTTTTCAATAAACTGCTCGTTCAGTTAAAGCTATTTGTAAATGAAGCAAAACTGGTCCATGGAGACCTGTCCAATTACAATATTTTAAATCAAAATGAGGAACCTGTAATCATTGACGTTTCTCAGTCCGTAGTTTTAGATAATCCAATTTCTAAAGAACTGCTTGAAAGAGACATCAATACATTAGTTCGTGAATACACAAAACTTGGAGTTAAAACTAGTTTTGATGAAATTTGGGAATATGTGAATCCTAAATTTTAA
- the eif1A gene encoding translation initiation factor eIF-1A, with amino-acid sequence MSRPNNNNQQEYRRVRTPKKGEIPGVVEQIMGHGKLKVRCADGNIRMTRIPGKMKKRIWIREGDVILVKPWDFQADEKADVIWRYTKTESNWLERKGYLKM; translated from the coding sequence TTGTCAAGACCTAATAACAATAATCAACAAGAGTACAGAAGAGTAAGAACTCCTAAAAAAGGAGAAATACCTGGAGTAGTTGAACAAATCATGGGACACGGAAAACTAAAAGTCCGCTGTGCTGATGGAAATATAAGAATGACCAGAATCCCTGGTAAAATGAAAAAACGTATCTGGATTCGTGAAGGAGATGTAATCCTTGTAAAACCATGGGATTTCCAGGCTGATGAGAAGGCAGACGTCATCTGGAGATACACCAAAACCGAATCCAACTGGCTTGAAAGAAAAGGCTACTTAAAAATGTAG
- the glp gene encoding gephyrin-like molybdotransferase Glp encodes MGTEFLKIKECDEAIDIIQNLFNENLKPQSEEIDVSEAYGRILFEDVYSRMDFPPFDKALKDGFAIMASDSFGASEESPNTLEVIDFLEAGATTDKKVEKGKCIEISTGAAMPEGSDAVLMVEYAEKMDGKVNLLTTVTPSQDVAKKGSDIEEGKLILKKGDFLNPGKIGVLLSQGFETIEVYKKPSVGIVSSGNEITLQGEELEYGKIYDVNGGMIKNDAVSCGADAKFLGVMRDDYDEVKEKIVTSLEEVDILFCSGGTSAGLGDVLKHVLDELGEVHIHGISVQPGKPTIVGVINGKLVIGLPGNPVSALMIFNAFVAEPLTRLAGIDKDFELTTVKGKITKRIHSQVGRMQYQLVKVDGENIQPIFKDSGAIFSLSTADGYVKIPKLVELVDEGEEVEVYLFN; translated from the coding sequence ATGGGAACCGAATTTTTAAAAATTAAAGAATGTGATGAGGCTATTGATATTATTCAAAATCTTTTCAATGAAAACTTAAAGCCGCAAAGCGAAGAGATTGATGTAAGTGAAGCTTACGGCAGAATATTATTTGAAGATGTTTACTCCAGAATGGATTTTCCTCCGTTTGACAAAGCTTTGAAGGACGGTTTTGCTATAATGGCCAGTGACAGTTTCGGGGCATCTGAAGAGTCTCCAAACACTCTTGAAGTCATTGACTTTTTAGAGGCAGGTGCAACAACCGATAAAAAAGTAGAAAAAGGAAAATGCATTGAAATCAGTACTGGTGCAGCAATGCCTGAAGGATCCGATGCTGTTTTGATGGTTGAATATGCTGAAAAGATGGACGGCAAAGTCAATCTTTTAACTACAGTAACTCCTTCTCAGGATGTTGCCAAAAAAGGTTCAGATATTGAAGAAGGTAAGCTGATTCTTAAAAAAGGGGATTTCCTAAATCCTGGAAAAATCGGAGTATTGCTTTCCCAGGGATTTGAAACAATCGAAGTTTACAAAAAACCGAGTGTTGGTATAGTATCTTCAGGTAATGAAATAACACTTCAGGGAGAAGAGCTTGAATATGGAAAAATCTATGATGTAAACGGTGGAATGATTAAAAACGATGCCGTTTCATGTGGTGCCGATGCAAAATTCTTGGGAGTTATGAGAGATGACTATGATGAAGTAAAAGAGAAAATAGTCACATCCCTTGAAGAGGTCGACATTCTTTTCTGCTCAGGTGGAACTTCAGCAGGTCTTGGTGATGTTTTAAAGCATGTTCTCGACGAACTGGGAGAAGTTCACATTCACGGAATATCAGTCCAGCCTGGAAAACCTACAATTGTCGGCGTCATCAACGGCAAACTTGTAATCGGTCTTCCGGGAAATCCTGTTTCCGCTTTAATGATATTCAATGCATTCGTAGCCGAACCTTTAACAAGACTTGCCGGAATCGATAAGGACTTTGAATTAACAACTGTTAAAGGCAAAATCACAAAAAGAATTCACTCTCAGGTTGGAAGGATGCAGTATCAGCTTGTTAAAGTCGATGGTGAAAATATTCAACCGATATTTAAGGATTCAGGTGCAATCTTTTCACTTTCAACAGCTGACGGTTATGTAAAAATACCAAAACTGGTTGAACTTGTTGATGAAGGCGAAGAAGTAGAAGTTTATTTATTCAATTAA
- a CDS encoding GyrI-like domain-containing protein, with amino-acid sequence MDYEVKVIPEQKLGVINCKTPIDDLGIFLSILMGWVDAEDIETEGEPFIVYFSPRHEVNQGDVVYDVSIAIKDDADGTDRIRVVDMIENKVLAAKHYGSPDNIMDTYAELVEVAQANHYDIIGSPKEVLIKGLHNCDNEADFITEIQLPIIEM; translated from the coding sequence ATGGATTATGAAGTTAAAGTAATTCCAGAACAAAAATTAGGAGTAATCAACTGTAAAACTCCAATTGATGATTTAGGCATATTCCTTTCCATATTGATGGGATGGGTAGATGCTGAAGATATTGAAACTGAAGGAGAACCTTTCATTGTTTATTTCTCACCAAGACACGAAGTGAATCAGGGTGATGTAGTTTATGATGTAAGCATCGCAATCAAAGATGATGCAGATGGTACTGACAGAATCCGTGTTGTGGACATGATTGAAAATAAGGTTTTAGCCGCAAAGCATTACGGATCTCCTGATAACATTATGGATACCTATGCGGAACTGGTGGAAGTCGCTCAGGCCAATCATTATGATATAATAGGATCACCTAAGGAAGTATTAATCAAAGGTTTGCACAACTGTGATAATGAAGCTGATTTCATCACTGAAATCCAATTGCCTATTATTGAAATGTAA
- a CDS encoding TldD/PmbA family protein: MIYELAEKAENAVKNNCDAYEIYVDESNVIELESEQNELNFAKEEIEQGIGIRVIKDNRIGFAFTSNLDKISETANQAIENTKLTKKDENYAFAEKEKVVDVKKVYDKKFNDLDLGEAVDLLKSLIATAGDSGCEVTGSGFSASEGRSLILNSNGVSIEDEGTGFGMSLSVTIQKDGEIATAYNSQSSRFFDLDSEKLATEVCDLAKNSLNAKAIETNDYDVVLDYYAAIGLLQTFLNAFDGENVRRGRSILKDKIGSEIANPSLCITDNPLMEKGMISSKCDGEGTPSQKTDLIKDGVLNSFIYDIYTANKVNGKTTSNGYRSSYLSTPMISPSNLEFKFSEMKDISEIDKGILTTSVLGAHTANPISGDFSVEASNAFKIENGELTDPINKAMISGNIFEIMKKVEGIKSEIKQYGPYVIPKLLAHDIRVVGQN; the protein is encoded by the coding sequence ATGATATATGAACTAGCTGAAAAAGCAGAAAATGCTGTTAAAAATAACTGCGATGCATATGAAATTTATGTAGATGAAAGCAATGTTATTGAACTTGAATCCGAACAGAACGAGTTAAACTTTGCTAAAGAAGAAATTGAGCAGGGAATCGGAATAAGAGTCATTAAAGACAACAGAATCGGTTTTGCATTTACATCAAACTTAGATAAAATCAGCGAAACAGCAAATCAGGCTATTGAAAATACAAAACTGACAAAAAAAGATGAAAATTATGCATTTGCAGAAAAAGAAAAAGTAGTGGATGTTAAAAAAGTTTATGATAAAAAATTCAACGATTTAGACCTTGGCGAAGCAGTTGACCTTCTTAAAAGCCTTATTGCAACTGCCGGTGACAGCGGATGTGAAGTAACAGGATCAGGTTTTTCTGCAAGTGAAGGACGTTCATTAATTCTTAATTCCAATGGAGTTTCAATAGAAGATGAAGGAACAGGATTTGGAATGTCATTATCTGTAACAATTCAAAAAGACGGCGAAATTGCAACAGCATACAACTCACAGTCCTCAAGATTCTTTGATTTGGACAGTGAAAAATTAGCTACAGAAGTATGTGATTTGGCTAAAAATTCCTTAAATGCAAAAGCAATTGAAACCAATGATTATGATGTTGTACTTGACTATTATGCAGCAATAGGACTGCTTCAAACATTTTTAAATGCATTTGACGGTGAAAATGTAAGAAGAGGAAGATCCATTTTAAAAGATAAAATCGGAAGCGAAATAGCTAATCCATCCCTTTGCATAACTGACAATCCTCTTATGGAAAAAGGAATGATTAGCTCAAAATGTGACGGAGAAGGAACCCCATCCCAAAAAACAGATTTGATTAAAGACGGTGTTTTAAACTCATTTATTTATGATATCTACACAGCCAATAAAGTAAACGGCAAAACAACCTCAAACGGATACAGAAGTTCCTATTTGTCCACACCAATGATTAGTCCAAGCAATCTTGAGTTTAAATTTAGTGAAATGAAAGACATATCTGAAATAGACAAAGGTATTCTGACAACAAGCGTGCTTGGAGCGCATACTGCAAATCCTATTTCTGGAGATTTCTCTGTTGAAGCAAGCAATGCATTCAAAATTGAAAATGGAGAACTTACTGACCCTATTAATAAAGCTATGATTTCCGGAAATATCTTTGAAATCATGAAAAAAGTAGAAGGTATTAAATCAGAAATTAAACAGTACGGACCATACGTCATTCCTAAACTCTTGGCACATGACATCAGGGTCGTCGGACAAAATTAA
- a CDS encoding phosphoglycolate phosphatase yields MTIEAIAVDIDGTITDNTRKICISAIEALRKAEDAGIPTIIVTGNVVNYAYAAEVLIGCSGGLVAENGGVVFKEGENNNAVETMVERDFVTSAENHLREKLGDEFDRHASHDNMYRLTETVFYKTIDRKVVEDALKDFKYLDQLEIYDSGFALHITDKRVNKGTSLKYLCERNGINMENVMAIGDSENDEDFLKEVGYKIAVGNAEEKLKEISTYACEKFYGDGVAEAIEKFAL; encoded by the coding sequence ATGACAATAGAAGCAATTGCAGTAGATATCGACGGTACAATAACAGACAATACAAGAAAAATATGCATTTCCGCAATTGAAGCTTTAAGAAAAGCTGAAGATGCAGGAATTCCAACAATCATAGTTACAGGAAATGTTGTAAACTATGCATATGCTGCAGAAGTGCTTATCGGATGCAGCGGAGGTCTTGTAGCTGAAAACGGAGGAGTAGTCTTTAAAGAAGGTGAAAACAACAATGCTGTTGAAACCATGGTTGAGCGAGACTTTGTCACATCAGCTGAAAATCACCTGAGAGAAAAACTGGGCGATGAGTTTGACAGACATGCTTCTCACGACAACATGTACAGACTGACAGAAACCGTATTCTATAAAACTATCGACAGAAAAGTAGTGGAAGATGCTCTAAAAGACTTTAAATATTTAGACCAACTTGAAATTTATGACAGCGGCTTTGCACTTCACATAACCGACAAAAGAGTCAATAAAGGAACTTCACTTAAATATTTATGTGAAAGAAACGGAATCAACATGGAAAATGTGATGGCGATCGGAGACAGCGAAAACGACGAGGATTTTTTAAAGGAAGTCGGATATAAGATTGCTGTTGGCAATGCGGAAGAAAAGCTGAAAGAAATAAGCACATACGCATGTGAGAAGTTCTATGGAGACGGAGTAGCGGAAGCCATTGAAAAATTTGCATTATAG
- the hypD gene encoding hydrogenase formation protein HypD yields MKDMSKRLLEKINDLATPVKIMHVCGSHEHTIMENGIRSLLPDEVEIIAGPGCPVCVVPSREIDEALELIDKGVTVTTFGDMLRVPGSERSLADAKAEGGDVRVVYGINRAIEIAEKVDNDVAFISAGFETTAPTTAAELLATPPENFSVLSCHRLIPPAIDFLINSGETSLNALIQPGHVCTIIGTKPFEYFSTDFGIPQAVAGFNPLDILMSVYMILRQIHNDTPKIENEYKRAVREEGNVVAQDMIEQVFDVTSREWRGFPKIPNSILEIKDEFSQFNAREKYDIEVKDVNEAPAGCICGPILRGLARPEDCKLFRKACNPLHPIGACMVSKEGTCNIAHRYSRG; encoded by the coding sequence ATGAAAGATATGTCTAAAAGATTATTAGAAAAAATAAATGATTTAGCTACACCCGTTAAAATAATGCACGTGTGCGGTTCTCATGAGCATACAATAATGGAAAATGGAATCAGAAGTCTGCTTCCTGACGAAGTAGAAATCATTGCAGGGCCAGGATGTCCTGTTTGTGTAGTGCCTTCACGTGAGATTGATGAAGCATTGGAACTTATAGACAAAGGTGTTACAGTTACAACCTTTGGAGATATGCTTAGAGTTCCGGGTTCTGAAAGATCCCTTGCAGATGCTAAAGCAGAAGGAGGAGACGTTAGAGTAGTTTACGGTATCAACAGAGCTATTGAAATAGCTGAAAAAGTAGACAATGACGTTGCTTTTATATCAGCAGGTTTCGAAACAACTGCACCTACAACCGCTGCAGAGCTTTTGGCCACACCTCCTGAAAACTTCTCAGTGCTTTCATGCCACAGACTTATTCCGCCGGCAATTGACTTTTTAATCAATTCAGGAGAAACCAGCCTGAATGCACTGATTCAGCCAGGACATGTCTGTACAATTATCGGAACCAAACCTTTCGAATACTTCTCAACTGACTTTGGAATACCTCAAGCAGTAGCAGGATTCAATCCGCTCGACATTTTAATGTCCGTTTATATGATTTTAAGACAAATTCACAATGACACACCGAAAATAGAAAATGAGTACAAAAGAGCAGTTCGTGAAGAAGGAAATGTTGTAGCTCAGGACATGATAGAGCAGGTCTTTGACGTTACCTCAAGAGAATGGAGAGGATTTCCAAAAATACCTAATTCCATTCTTGAAATCAAAGATGAATTCAGCCAGTTCAATGCACGTGAAAAATACGACATTGAAGTTAAAGATGTTAATGAAGCACCTGCAGGATGCATCTGCGGACCAATTTTAAGAGGTCTTGCAAGACCTGAAGACTGCAAACTATTCAGAAAAGCATGCAATCCGCTCCATCCAATCGGCGCATGTATGGTAAGTAAAGAAGGAACATGCAACATAGCACACAGATATTCAAGAGGATAA